In Helianthus annuus cultivar XRQ/B chromosome 9, HanXRQr2.0-SUNRISE, whole genome shotgun sequence, the following are encoded in one genomic region:
- the LOC110879866 gene encoding protein STICHEL-like 2 isoform X1 — MEGRRHSVDLPITKTLIALRRVRSLRDPDTNSLGRLSSFVDNINWETTSTNEVVLEQVDSCVREIDSLEPNNLGLFRHSDDHVVDWEAYHGQNTYKPKSGLCKKTNQSAVCENNYNDLPCTMPTRDYMEGMASCNEAMELFLDPQRQDHNGFKRRSNRRRHYKPSKTVGGDIISCVSSPCLSLSDISLGGSSCGCGTPLYENKDVDNQETDCDGCGIGSCWSSTPRLREIGVSKHYGNETTPFSESPRCLSQKFRPKTFDELVGQNMVSKSLLSAISSKKITSFYLFHGPRGTGKSSAARIFAAALNCLSPDKKKPCGNCQECTLFFAGRSRDVRELDSVSMNQAENLRYLLKNAMLPPVSSSFKVFIIDECQLMLGSTWSTLVNCLKEVSRHIVFVMITPDLSKLPRGVIPMSQRFQFLMIGEADIVQRLVKICSEEGFDYDQAALEFISTRSNGSLRDAEMTLEQLSLLGKRITMSLTYELIGIVSDEELLELLAMALSSDTSNTVKRARDLMRSRIDPMQLISQLANLIMDILAGKFHDDASEVKRQFFERHTSEAELQQLNNALKILSETEKQLRASKNQTTWLTVALLQLSSAPPFNPNDSSLCVRSEHPRVSADESLKHLVLSQCNHNNGCESEMLKDKAALELIWSRSMELCKSFSLSNFLKRHGNLASVCFHQGLAVVELEFKNSNHASKAEKSWKLIASALQAALGCNVEIRICYSDNPKTKKSSFRLFSCARGNKLLSNKNGNKLSENINNVSDGGSHGLRTCQRKEAARMIRNSDGNALTIDLSGQELYRQPCRCFPRRVKHHKKIRSLDTYTTSEADNNLALHVSETTSSKTCSCTGGTYVVCGLCKKVTCCNGVDRRQKKDSKVHCWKSPMFPLKKAWQLRLRPQGA, encoded by the exons ATGGAGGGTCGTCGACATTCGGTTGATCTTCCTATCACAAAAACATTGATAGCTCTTCGAAGAGTACGGTCGCTTAGAGACCCCGACACTAACTCACTAGGCAGATTGTCTAGCTTTGTTGATAATATAAACTGGGAAACAACTTCTACTAACGAGGTTGTTCTCGAACAAGTAGATAGTTGCGTGCGTGAAATCGACAGCTTAGAGCCGAACAATTTAGGTTTGTTTAGGCACAGTGATGATCATGTTGTTGATTGGGAAGCGTATCATGGTCAAAATACGTATAAACCTAAGTCGGGATTATGTAAGAAAACCAATCAATCAGCTGTATGTGAAAACAATTACAACGATTTACCGTGCACAATGCCTACACGAGATTACATGGAGGGTATGGCTTCGTGTAACGAAGCAATGGAACTGTTTTTGGATCCGCAAAGACAAGATCATAATGGATTTAAACGAAGATCGAACCGTCGGAGGCATTATAAACCATCCAAAACCGTAGGTGGTGATATCATAAGTTGTGTAAGCAGTCCGTGTCTATCATTGAGTGACATTTCATTAGGTGGGTCCAGCTGCGGTTGCGGGACACCGTTATATGAAAATAAAGACGTTGATAATCAAGAAACTGATTGCGACGGGTGTGGAATCGGGTCGTGTTGGTCAAGTACTCCAAGGTTGCGGGAAATTGGCGTTTCTAAACACTACGGTAACGAAACAACTCCGTTTTCGGAGAGTCCGAGGTGTCTGAGTCAGAAATTCAGACCGAAAACGTTCGATGAATTAGTGGGACAAAACATGGTATCGAAATCTCTTTTGAGTGCGATTTCAAGTAAAAAGATTAcgtctttttatctttttcaCGGGCCTCGCGGAACCGGTAAATCATCTGCAGCAAGAATTTTCGCAGCCGCTTTGAATTGTTTATCACCCGACAAGAAAAAACCGTGCGGGAATTGCCAAGAATGCACGTTGTTTTTCGCGGGTCGAAGTCGGGATGTTCGGGAGCTTGATTCTGTTAGCATGAATCAGGCGGAAAATCTTAGATATCTTTTGAAAAATGCCATGCTCCCACCGGTTTCTTCAAGTTTTAAGGTTTTTATAATTGACGAGTGCCAGCTAATGCTCGGGTCTACATGGTCAACTCTTGTGAACTGCCTTAAAGAAGTATCACGTCACATTGTTTTCGTAATGATCACTCCCGACCTCAGCAAGCTGCCACGTGGCGTCATACCCATGTCTCAAAGGTTCCAGTTTTTAATGATTGGCGAAGCGGATATCGTTCAGAGATTGGTGAAAATTTGTTCAGAAGAGGGATTTGATTACGATCAAGCCGCGTTGGAGTTCATTTCTACACGATCTAACGGATCGTTAAGAGACGCAGAGATGACTTTAGAGCAATTGAGTTTGCTTGGGAAAAGAATCACCATGTCACTGACATATGAATTG ATCGGTATTGTTTCTGATGAAGAATTGCTCGAGTTACTAGCTATGGCTTTATCATCCGACACTTCAAATACCGTTAAACGTGCCCGGGATTTAATGAGATCAAGAATCGATCCTATGCAACTAATATCGCAATTAGCGAATCTTATTATGGATATTCTTGCTGGGAAATTTCACGATGACGCTTCTGAGGTTAAACGACAGTTTTTCGAAAGACATACTT CTGAAGCTGAATTGCAACAACTTAATAATGCTTTAAAAATACTATCTGAAACCGAAAAACAACTGAGAGCATCTAAGAACCAAACAACATGGCTCACTGTTGCGTTATTACAGTTGAGCTCCGCACCACCGTTCAACCCGAATGATTCAAGTTTGTGTGTAAGATCAGAACACCCAAGAG TTTCTGCTGACGAGAGCTTAAAACATCTTGTACTATCTCAATGCAACCACAACAATGGATGTGAATCAGAAATGTTAAAAGACAAAGCGGCACTTGAGTTGATATGGAGTAGATCTATGGAATTATGCAAATCGTTTTCGCTAAGTAACTTCCTTAAACGACATGGGAACTTAGCTTCTGTTTGTTTTCACCAAG GATTGGCTGTAGTTGAACTTGAATTCAAAAATTCGAATCATGCATCAAAAGCTGAGAAATCATGGAAACTGATTGCAAGTGCGTTACAAGCTGCATTGGGCTGTAATGTTGAGATCCGGATCTGTTATTCGGATAATCCAAAAACTAAGAAATCGTCGTTTAGATTATTCAGTTGTGCTAGAGGAAACAAGCTTTTGTCCAACAAGAACGGCAACAAATTATCTGAAAACATTAACAATGTCTCTGACGGTGGGTCCCATGGATTGCGTACTTGTCAGAGAAAAGAAGCAGCGAGAATGATAAGAAATAGTGATGGAAACGCATTGACTATTGATTTGTCTGGTCAAGAATTATATCGACAGCCATGCCGTTGTTTTCCTCGAAGGGTGAAACATCATAAGAAGATTCGTTCGTTAGATACATATACGACTAGTGAAGCAGACAACAACCTCGCTTTGCATGTTTCTGAGACGACATCATCAAAAACATGTTCTTGCACTGGCGGAACTTATGTCGTCTGTGGTTTATGCAAAAAAGTCACTTGTTGCAATGGGGTTGACAGG AGGCAGAAAAAGGACTCCAAAGTGCATTGTTGGAAATCGCCCATGTTTCCTTTGAAGAAG GCGTGGCAGCTGAGGCTTCGGCCGCAAGGAGCATAG
- the LOC110879866 gene encoding protein STICHEL-like 2 isoform X2 has translation MEGRRHSVDLPITKTLIALRRVRSLRDPDTNSLGRLSSFVDNINWETTSTNEVVLEQVDSCVREIDSLEPNNLGLFRHSDDHVVDWEAYHGQNTYKPKSGLCKKTNQSAVCENNYNDLPCTMPTRDYMEGMASCNEAMELFLDPQRQDHNGFKRRSNRRRHYKPSKTVGGDIISCVSSPCLSLSDISLGGSSCGCGTPLYENKDVDNQETDCDGCGIGSCWSSTPRLREIGVSKHYGNETTPFSESPRCLSQKFRPKTFDELVGQNMVSKSLLSAISSKKITSFYLFHGPRGTGKSSAARIFAAALNCLSPDKKKPCGNCQECTLFFAGRSRDVRELDSVSMNQAENLRYLLKNAMLPPVSSSFKVFIIDECQLMLGSTWSTLVNCLKEVSRHIVFVMITPDLSKLPRGVIPMSQRFQFLMIGEADIVQRLVKICSEEGFDYDQAALEFISTRSNGSLRDAEMTLEQLSLLGKRITMSLTYELIGIVSDEELLELLAMALSSDTSNTVKRARDLMRSRIDPMQLISQLANLIMDILAGKFHDDASEVKRQFFERHTSEAELQQLNNALKILSETEKQLRASKNQTTWLTVALLQLSSAPPFNPNDSSLCVRSEHPRVSADESLKHLVLSQCNHNNGCESEMLKDKAALELIWSRSMELCKSFSLSNFLKRHGNLASVCFHQGLAVVELEFKNSNHASKAEKSWKLIASALQAALGCNVEIRICYSDNPKTKKSSFRLFSCARGNKLLSNKNGNKLSENINNVSDGGSHGLRTCQRKEAARMIRNSDGNALTIDLSGQELYRQPCRCFPRRVKHHKKIRSLDTYTTSEADNNLALHVSETTSSKTCSCTGGTYVVCGLCKKVTCCNGVDRQKKDSKVHCWKSPMFPLKKAWQLRLRPQGA, from the exons ATGGAGGGTCGTCGACATTCGGTTGATCTTCCTATCACAAAAACATTGATAGCTCTTCGAAGAGTACGGTCGCTTAGAGACCCCGACACTAACTCACTAGGCAGATTGTCTAGCTTTGTTGATAATATAAACTGGGAAACAACTTCTACTAACGAGGTTGTTCTCGAACAAGTAGATAGTTGCGTGCGTGAAATCGACAGCTTAGAGCCGAACAATTTAGGTTTGTTTAGGCACAGTGATGATCATGTTGTTGATTGGGAAGCGTATCATGGTCAAAATACGTATAAACCTAAGTCGGGATTATGTAAGAAAACCAATCAATCAGCTGTATGTGAAAACAATTACAACGATTTACCGTGCACAATGCCTACACGAGATTACATGGAGGGTATGGCTTCGTGTAACGAAGCAATGGAACTGTTTTTGGATCCGCAAAGACAAGATCATAATGGATTTAAACGAAGATCGAACCGTCGGAGGCATTATAAACCATCCAAAACCGTAGGTGGTGATATCATAAGTTGTGTAAGCAGTCCGTGTCTATCATTGAGTGACATTTCATTAGGTGGGTCCAGCTGCGGTTGCGGGACACCGTTATATGAAAATAAAGACGTTGATAATCAAGAAACTGATTGCGACGGGTGTGGAATCGGGTCGTGTTGGTCAAGTACTCCAAGGTTGCGGGAAATTGGCGTTTCTAAACACTACGGTAACGAAACAACTCCGTTTTCGGAGAGTCCGAGGTGTCTGAGTCAGAAATTCAGACCGAAAACGTTCGATGAATTAGTGGGACAAAACATGGTATCGAAATCTCTTTTGAGTGCGATTTCAAGTAAAAAGATTAcgtctttttatctttttcaCGGGCCTCGCGGAACCGGTAAATCATCTGCAGCAAGAATTTTCGCAGCCGCTTTGAATTGTTTATCACCCGACAAGAAAAAACCGTGCGGGAATTGCCAAGAATGCACGTTGTTTTTCGCGGGTCGAAGTCGGGATGTTCGGGAGCTTGATTCTGTTAGCATGAATCAGGCGGAAAATCTTAGATATCTTTTGAAAAATGCCATGCTCCCACCGGTTTCTTCAAGTTTTAAGGTTTTTATAATTGACGAGTGCCAGCTAATGCTCGGGTCTACATGGTCAACTCTTGTGAACTGCCTTAAAGAAGTATCACGTCACATTGTTTTCGTAATGATCACTCCCGACCTCAGCAAGCTGCCACGTGGCGTCATACCCATGTCTCAAAGGTTCCAGTTTTTAATGATTGGCGAAGCGGATATCGTTCAGAGATTGGTGAAAATTTGTTCAGAAGAGGGATTTGATTACGATCAAGCCGCGTTGGAGTTCATTTCTACACGATCTAACGGATCGTTAAGAGACGCAGAGATGACTTTAGAGCAATTGAGTTTGCTTGGGAAAAGAATCACCATGTCACTGACATATGAATTG ATCGGTATTGTTTCTGATGAAGAATTGCTCGAGTTACTAGCTATGGCTTTATCATCCGACACTTCAAATACCGTTAAACGTGCCCGGGATTTAATGAGATCAAGAATCGATCCTATGCAACTAATATCGCAATTAGCGAATCTTATTATGGATATTCTTGCTGGGAAATTTCACGATGACGCTTCTGAGGTTAAACGACAGTTTTTCGAAAGACATACTT CTGAAGCTGAATTGCAACAACTTAATAATGCTTTAAAAATACTATCTGAAACCGAAAAACAACTGAGAGCATCTAAGAACCAAACAACATGGCTCACTGTTGCGTTATTACAGTTGAGCTCCGCACCACCGTTCAACCCGAATGATTCAAGTTTGTGTGTAAGATCAGAACACCCAAGAG TTTCTGCTGACGAGAGCTTAAAACATCTTGTACTATCTCAATGCAACCACAACAATGGATGTGAATCAGAAATGTTAAAAGACAAAGCGGCACTTGAGTTGATATGGAGTAGATCTATGGAATTATGCAAATCGTTTTCGCTAAGTAACTTCCTTAAACGACATGGGAACTTAGCTTCTGTTTGTTTTCACCAAG GATTGGCTGTAGTTGAACTTGAATTCAAAAATTCGAATCATGCATCAAAAGCTGAGAAATCATGGAAACTGATTGCAAGTGCGTTACAAGCTGCATTGGGCTGTAATGTTGAGATCCGGATCTGTTATTCGGATAATCCAAAAACTAAGAAATCGTCGTTTAGATTATTCAGTTGTGCTAGAGGAAACAAGCTTTTGTCCAACAAGAACGGCAACAAATTATCTGAAAACATTAACAATGTCTCTGACGGTGGGTCCCATGGATTGCGTACTTGTCAGAGAAAAGAAGCAGCGAGAATGATAAGAAATAGTGATGGAAACGCATTGACTATTGATTTGTCTGGTCAAGAATTATATCGACAGCCATGCCGTTGTTTTCCTCGAAGGGTGAAACATCATAAGAAGATTCGTTCGTTAGATACATATACGACTAGTGAAGCAGACAACAACCTCGCTTTGCATGTTTCTGAGACGACATCATCAAAAACATGTTCTTGCACTGGCGGAACTTATGTCGTCTGTGGTTTATGCAAAAAAGTCACTTGTTGCAATGGGGTTGACAG GCAGAAAAAGGACTCCAAAGTGCATTGTTGGAAATCGCCCATGTTTCCTTTGAAGAAG GCGTGGCAGCTGAGGCTTCGGCCGCAAGGAGCATAG
- the LOC110879867 gene encoding pentatricopeptide repeat-containing protein At5g50280, chloroplastic, which produces MAVTLNHHPLPSPLFTLPPSTTPFHRHLRRHRTSLSKPTKHTSLSATSPPNQNPSSSIFLPFLEEQEQDTSDSQTPQKDEFITDPIHKFFKFQTSSQFPDPPHEGKFTLQKNRRSSWHLSPSITNQEPKLNPEEPETEPELNPDEYGELDIDVTESGKEFEVGISSGSDCVNEIIKIARNLQENVTLGEVLGPFEGRLSERECVQVLGLMGQEEGLTMCCLYFFEWMSLQEPSLVTPWAYSALFPVLGRARMGDKVMILFDNLPDSVEFKQVHVYNSAISALSYCGRYDDAWRLFEAMEKDNVEPDHVTCSIMITIMRKKGNSAKDAWEFFEILNMRGLKWSLEVMGALIKSFCDEGLKKEALIIQVEMEKKGIASNAIIYNTIINAYSKSNQIEEAEGLFAEMKSKGIVPTTASYNILMDAYSRRMQPEVIEKLMEEMEETGLKPDVKSYTCLVSAYGRHKRMSDMAADAFLKMKKNGIKPTSHSYTALIHAYSISGWHEKADVAFQNMLQEGVKPSIETYTALLDAFRRAGDAESLMRIWKMMIKDKVEGTRVTFNILVDGFAKQGMYIEARDVICEFGKIGFQPTVMTFNMLINAYARGGQEGKLPQLLKEMAVLQLKPDSITYSTMIYAYVRVRDFKRAFYYHKQMVKSGQVPDAKSYHKLRSILDVKAATKNKKDKSAIMGIISSKLGWVKVKKAKKDEFWKNKKKWSWDRGSDTVGSR; this is translated from the exons ATGGCCGTCACCCTCAACCACCATCCTCTACCCTCACCGTTGTTCACTCTCCCACCGTCCACCACCCCATTCCACCGTCATCTTCGCCGCCACAGAACCTCTCtatctaaacccacaaaacacaCATCTCTCTCTGCTACTTCACCCCCAAATCAAAACCCTTCATCCTCAATCTTCCTCCCTTTTCTCGAAGAACAAGAACAAGACACTTCAGACTCACAAACCCCACAAAAAGATGAATTTATCACAGACCCAATTCATAAATTCTTCAAATTTCAAACTTCTTCTCAGTTTCCAGACCCCCCACATGAAGGCAAATTCACCCTCCAAAAAAACCGCCGTTCTTCTTGGCACCTCTCCCCATCCATCACCAATCAAGAACCCAAATTAAATCCCGAAGAGCCCGAAACTGAACCCGAATTAAATCCGGATGAATACGGAGAACTCGACATTGATGTTACTGAATCTGGAAAGGAATTTGAAGTGGGAATTAGTAGTGGGAGTGATTGTGTGAATGAGATTATTAAAATTGCTAGGAATTTGCAGGAGAATGTGACTTTAGGGGAGGTTTTGGGCCCCTTTGAAGGGAGATTGAGTGAGAGAGAGTGTGTTCAAGTATTGGGATTGATGGGTCAAGAAGAGGGGTTGACAATGTGTTGTTTGTATTTCTTTGAGTGGATGAGTTTGCAGGAGCCTTCATTGGTTACACCATGGGCTTATTCTGCCTTGTTTCCTGTGTTGGGAAGAGCAAGAATGGGTGATAAAGTGATGATTTTGTTTGATAATTTGCCTGATTCTGTGGAGTTTAAGCAAGTTCATGTGTATAATTCGGCTATCTCGGCTCTTTCGTATTGCGGGAG GTACGATGATGCTTGGAGATTGTTTGAGGCAATGGAAAAAGACAACGTTGAACCAGATCACGTAACGTGTTCTATAATGATTACAATCATGAGAAAAAAGGGCAACAGCGCAAAAGACGCATGGGAGTTCTTTGAAATCTTGAACATGAGAGGACTTAAATGGAGCTTAGAAGTTATGGGTGCTCTAATTAAATCGTTTTGTGACGAGGGTTTGAAGAAAGAAGCTCTTATTATCCAGGTAGAAATGGAGAAAAAAGGGATCGCTTCTAATGCAATTATATATAACACAATCATAAACGCTTATagcaaatcaaatcaaatcgaaGAAGCCGAAGGTCTATTTGCTGAAATGAAATCAAAAGGAATTGTTCCCACCACTGCTTCTTACAACATATTAATGGATGCATACAGTCGAAGAATGCAACCGGAAGTTATCGAAAAATTGATGGAAGAAATGGAAGAGACAGGATTAAAACCGGACGTTAAATCGTATACTTGTTTAGTTAGTGCTTATGGGCGCCACAAGAGAATGAGTGACATGGCTGCTGATGCGTTCTTGAAGATGAAAAAAAACGGTATAAAACCGACATCCCATTCTTACACAGCTCTTATACATGCGTATTCAATCAGCGGGTGGCATGAAAAAGCTGACGTGGCATTTCAAAACATGTTACAAGAAGGGGTAAAACCGTCAATAGAAACCTACACGGCTTTATTGGATGCATTCAGACGGGCTGGTGACGCCGAGTCGTTAATGCGAATATGGAAAATGATGATTAAGGATAAAGTGGAAGGAACACGAGTCACGTTTAATATTCTTGTAGACGGGTTTGCTAAACAAGGTATGTATATAGAAGCACGGGATGTGATATGCGAATTTGGGAAAATTGGTTTTCAGCCAACTGTTATGACGTTTAACATGCTGATAAACGCGTATGCACGTGGAGGGCAAGAAGGTAAATTGCCACAACTGCTAAAGGAGATGGCTGTGCTACAATTGAAACCTGATTCGATTACTTATTCCACCATGATTTATGCTTATGTTCGTGTTAGAGATTTTAAGAGGGCGTTTTATTATCATAAACAAATGGTGAAAAGTGGGCAAGTGCCTGATGCCAAATCATATCATAAGTTGCGGTCGATTTTGGATGTGAAAGCCGCTACTAAGAACAAGAAGGATAAGAGCGCGATTATGGGTATAATTAGTAGTAAGTTGGGGTGGGTTAAGGTTAAGAAGGCAAAGAAAGATGAGTTTTGGAAGAACAAGAAGAAATGGTCATGGGATCGTGGGTCGGATACAGTTGGAAGCAGATGA